The genomic region GCTGCTATTTGTCATACAGTCACAATCTTTTATTTAACTGTCCTCCTTTTTGCATCACCACAAACAAGACTGTGTAGATAGTTGACTACCTATTATAtgctgcacacacaaacatagtAAGGCTTTAGAAAACAAACAGTACTTTAGAAGGAAAATATTATCCCTCACTAGATAGACAGCTTATGAATTTCTGACAGAGATACATAAGAAAACATAACATAAGGAGAAGGGAAACAAGGAGAAGACGGAGAAGgggtttaaaataaattttaaaaaactgaCTTGTGTTGCTTCAAATGTAACTGAGCAAAGCTCAGCAAACAGTTCTTCAGCTAGCAGCTTTCTACACGAGTAGGATATTCTTAAGAGGCTCTGTCGTATTCTCATTACCTTATAGCACATCTTTATCTGAGGCAGACTTTCACATTATAAAGAGCATTTATGTAATAGAGAGACTTACCTAAGCTATTATTTTGGCATGAATGTTGTTAAAGGTAACAATAATCCATAGCAATTTCACATCATTCACTGCAATTTTAAATATGTGTAAGACTTATTAGATTCTCTATTTAAAACAATAGACATATAGTGTGTTACCATTTTAACCATAAACATCTATCTAACTTCATAAAAGACAGGAAAGCCCAATCAGAATACAGTGGGTTTTGCCATGTAAATAAGGGCATACTCTCTGATCTAAAGTACTATGATTGTCCAATAagcacacactgcacacatacTGTGAGAAGATGAAAGACAGGTAGGATTTCTAACAGGAGACTTACCATACAAGAGGATTGCGAGAGCTACCATAAGGCTGGAAAACATATATACGTTTAATGTTACATCACCAACTAAactatatatgtgtatgtgagcgtgtgtgtgtgtgtacgagtGTGTATACTCCAATCTCAGTATTTAGCTGCAAATTATATTGCACAAGTAAATGAACATGTGAGGAATATTCAAATAGGAAAGAATAAATGTTTCATATGAGATTTTGCCACTACACTATTACATCTGGACAAAGTCCAGAATTTAATCCTAACCAGTGGGCTTACATGGTGTTTTATAACAGCTTTACAAAATTGTTAATTGTAATGTCAGGGTATTTAAAATGGCAACCACATAAAGTCtatgaataatgaatatttaaaatttacagtcaaaatgatTCCTCAATGATGTTTCCTCAGTGCTTGCAATGACAGTACCACAtgcagagtaaaaaaaaaatattacagaaaaatgagGAGTATGTTACTACTTCAACCACAGACCATTCATGCAATGCCATCGCCAAGTCCATCAAATGTGAACACCACTTAAGACACTTACCAAAAGCaccaatctttttttttttttaaaaagttacagTACAAAAGAACAATTCAAGTCCATAATTTCGTCTCACTTTCCTTCCAGTCTTGTATTGCACACCTTACAGTCTGATGTCCTTACTGCACCTGGAATACATTGATCTTACTGGTGTTCTTCAGTGTCTGTCTGCGGTTGCAGAACCAAACTCGCACCACCTCCCTATCATAATTAAGCTCCTTGGCAATTTCTGTTATCTCCTGGCCAGTTGGAAGGGCATTTTTCTCAAAGTAGGTATTCAGGACCTCAATGGCCTGTGGTGTGAAGCTGGTACGGCGTTTGCGCTTCTTGGATGGCTCCCCACCCACAAACTCCATCAGGTTCTGCTGACCTTTCTGGTTCCACAGTTCTGCTTCAGCCAGCCAACGCTCCAAAACAGGCTTCAGCTTCTGGGCACTCTTGGGTGTGATGTCAAGCTTTTCAAATCTGTGGGGAACAAAAGGTAAGAGTGAGGATGAAGGTTAGACTGAGAGAAATAAGGGCTCCAGCCATCTGTGTATAACTGATACAGTGAGATGGAGAATgcacagtgaaagagagagaaagagactgaccTGCAGATAGCAGACTGGCTGTAAGCTGGTCCTTCAGTAGCTGTGAGAGCCTGACCAACTTGTGTTTGGGTCAGACCCAAGGAGAGCCGTCGGATCTTAAAATTCTTGGCAAACTCTCGGATCTCTTCCAGGTTAATGCCCTCTTCTTCAGTCACACTGGACTGTGGCTctggacaaaaaaagaaaaaccttcagCATCCAGTGGCCTATCTAGCACTGCATGgtatacaaaaaatatatcataCTGGATTTATACTGCATTTATTTTGCTGCATAACATGACTGTGATATGCAATATATTAAGTCATACTCAAGAACCCTTAATGTGACCTGGATAAACAATACCTAAATGTTTTTGATCAAAATAATGAATCATAACATCTTGTTTCATCCGAACTTTTGTAAAACTCATCTAGTACATGTGAGAATTGGTTACGATGCGCACAGCACACAAAGGCTTACTTACATATTGCAAACATTAGCAATGTAACTATTGCAAAGTTCAAAACTGTGATAGAGATTATATAATGCAGCCTAACCACAAACAAGACCTGGATCAGTTATCAACAAGTCAGGATGCACCTTAAGCtaacaacacactacaataataaaataaagatctTTTTAGCTTTTCCCATATATGCAAACAGGTCATAAACAAATAACTACACTCAGAAATATGCAGGTTTTTCTGATTAGAAAGAGAATAAATACACATACTGCTGACAAGCTGGCCAACAGTGGGCATTTCTGCACAAGCAATAGGAAGAGCTGATGAGATAGAGGAGGCCAATTTTCCTGCAGAGGGCTGCGGGGCAATCACCACTGGAGATTGGGCAACTGTTACAATGGGACCCTGaacagagatatatatatatatatatatatatatatatatataaaaatcacattttgaaGAAGTGTTATATGATGCAGCTCTATTTTTATcacttaagtaaaaaaaaaaaaaaaaaatctatttgggAAAATAAGCCACAATACTAAAAGATGCACAAAACTGAATCTCATATGAAAGTACCTCATTTATTAATTGCATATTGATCATTTAGTAATATGTAGGCACATGCCATATCACACCTGTGTAGTGGTCTTGAGTGACATCGGGCCTGTGACTTTAGGCAGGACAGTAGAGCTGCTGGGGGTGGTGGTGGCAGCGGCAGCAGCCGCTGTGTTTCCTAAGGTGGCTATGATCTGGCCCTGGGAGTTCAGCAGCAGCTGAGGGGCCATAGTCTGCACTTGCAGACCCTGACCAGGTAATGCAGGTGCTGCAGTTGCTCCAGCCAGTGATGCAGGGTTTACAAGCAAAGGTAGAGTGCCTAACACCTAGAGACAAGATAATAAACTCCACTTATTtatatgctgattttttttttttttaaagaaaagtgcTTACATGACATTCTACTGTAAAAAGACTGGGCATGCTCACTGAATGACAGGCGAAGTAGGCATACAAAAGTGCTGCATTGTTTAAGATATTTTAATTACTACTATACTAATATAATTTAACATACTTGTATATTAGGTGCTAGTTGTCTTCTATGTAACATGTGTTCACTCACCTGACCCTGTGCATTGGTGATGATCTGGCTGGTGAGTCCTGCCACATTGGACATGGCGCTAGTGATGATGGGAGTTGTAGTCAGAGAGCTGATGAACTGTGGTTGGGCACCCAAGGAAGCAGCACTGAtctgacagtcagaaacatAGATGGAAACATGTCAAACAAGTAGGTCTATTACATCTGAACTGTAACTTCCTTGTGtaaattaaaatacagaatTCATCTCAACAGAAGTAAAAATGAGATGACCCAAAACACTATGACCACATTGTGCTGTTTGTTCTCTGCATGCCTCAAAAGAGCCATCACCCTCCAAGGGGTGGAATCTACAAGCCCTTTAAAAGGTGCCTTGTGATACCTGGCATCAAGATGTTGTTTGTAAAGTGGAACCAAAGTGGAGTGTCTTTTTCTCACAGTacatcctggtgccatcacttccccagTTAAACGGTGTACACATACCTGGCCCAGCcatgaagtttaaaaaaaaaaaaaaaaaagcaggactCAGACCAGGTTACCTTCTTCCATTGCTCCAAGGTCCAGATCCGATGTTTGTGTGCCCTATGTAGGCCCTTTTAACAGCTGACAGGGGTTAGCATGAGCACTCTGACCAGACTATGGCTACATAGCCCCATATGAAGCAGAGTGTGATGCACTGTGTTGTAACACATTCCTCCCTTAACCctcaataaaatgtctatgaCTTGTGCCACAGTAATCTTTCTGTTGGTTCAGACTACTTAGAACTGCGATGTGCATTAGGTGCCCAATAACCTGTCACCGATTCATTTGTCCCTACTGGGACCACTATTGGTAGGTACTCACCTCTGCTGACTGGGAACACCCCACAAGCtttgctgttttggagatgGTCCTTGACATGCACCATTGTTACGAggtaattaatattatttgctTTATCTGTGGTGATCATGTTTTGACTCTACAGTGTATATCACAGTATACTAAACACAGGCAACATGtgcaatatccatccatccatccattttccaagccgcttctccgtcagggtcgcggggggatgctggagcctatcccagcagtcttcgggcgaaaggcaggatacaccccggacaggtcgccagtccatcgcagggcagacagacagacacagacagtcactcacacactcacacctaggggcaatttagcatgtccaattggcctgactgcatgtctttggactgtgggaggaaaccggagaacccggaggaaacccacgcagacacggggagaacatgcaaactccacacagagaggaccccagtcgcccggccggggaatcgaacccaggccctcctcgctatgaggcgacagtgctacccaccacgccaccgtgccgccccatgTGCAATATTGAGGTGCAAAATAAACCAGAAAAACTGTACAGccacaatttaaaaatactatccaAGAAAGAATTCAACATGGTAGAATGGGGCACAACCTACCATACTGTTTTTTGCTAAATAATGAAACATATACATTTCTGCTCCAAATTAAACAAACTTTGTTTCAAATGCCTGTCATTTGTGAACATTTTAGCCAAACGTGGCAGGAATGTTAGAACTCTATAGGTGGGGTTAATGACAGCAGACTGAGAGCTTAGTTGTAACATTTGAAGGAAAAGTCTGGTAAACAGAATTGATTTAGAACAATTATACACTGTTTGAACCTACCAAGCTTCCCAGcctatatataaaaatacatgcatCAAAATAAAAGAGGCAGTCAAAAAGTGGCAAATTTATTTTTAGCCACAAAGTAGAACAGCAAATATCAACATAAAGCGGTCACATTACAACTAACCTAaccatgtggaggctgtactttagcttTGCTAGTTCTAAATGTGAGCTGTTTATATAACTGTCAGTTTTATAACAGTGCTATATTGTAGCCACTAGGAGTGtaattaaaataacaaataactaTGAGAAGTTATACACATAACCCagtaactgaaaatgaaaatttgtGATGTAAAAAAGTTACTTAAAAGGCACAAAAGTGGTCTTCATGtctaaaacatgaaaatgtgccAATTGCTGTTGTTGGTTTTTGACAGAATCTGAatatgcctgttgccctttacattgtatgctcagaattacttgggaaaaaaagtctggttccattgacttacattaaaagtggaaagtttttttttccttctcctgtaaaattatttatagtaattttcttccaacaacagcgaaataGTGATCTGCCAGAAATAGAAGATGGCTGAAGGCATATTGTAGTTGATCCTGTTtgatatacaaaataaaacaacataaaactaaATTTACTTCATTTTACCTCATGTCAGGTTGTGCTCTGTACTCCCCAGTACACAATTTAAAACTAGACCAGGAATGAACTCCCAGCATCGCAAGTTTTCAAACACTGACAATCAGGCAAAACCATTTAACCCTTTAGGGCATTTAACATCATTCTAAATCTCGTtttactgaaacacacagtTGGTACCTACAGTTTGCTCAGAAGTACATATAGCAATGTAATTCAGTGTGACTGTGATATCAGTCAAATTATGCACCCATAGCCAATATATGCGGTCCAGAGCCATAGCATTAGATCATGTGAGATGCACAGCAACTTTCTAACTTACAATGGCAGGGTTGATGGTGAGGCCAGCTGTCTGGATTGCTGCGACAGAGGCATTGGCCTCAGAGACCTTGTGCACAGCTGAAgctgcagtagcagcagccaCCTGCGCAGTGCTGGCTGGGCTGGCCTGAGTCGGAGTCTGCTGCACAGCTGCTTGCACTGACTGCAGCGTAGCCGCTTGGGTCTGCAAGACTGTCTGTGCAGGTCCCTGAAGCTGAGGCTGGACCGAGTTCAGAACAGTTGCAGCTGCAGTGGGAGAACAAAGAGGCACAGAACACTTCAAACATCTGCCACTCTATTGGTTAAGCCTATCACCATACAGAAGCCCTTAAAGCAACAACTCTGGCATGTTATGTCGTTTTCCATGTAACctcttaaaatgatcaaacactgaacagctgagtGATCAAAAGCTATTGTAATCTTTCTCCATACAAGGAAAGATTAAGTACATGCTAGAAACCTGTGGGTATTATGGTCTCTCACCAATTTCCTCATGCATATGTTCATTAGGAATGGGTATGAGCTGACATACAGTACTACGCAAAAGTCACGAGTCCagcctttcatttgtttaatttgcggccaaaatgaccattaaagtactagttattcatttttcagcttcaggaaaaaagacaaagcatataaaacatgaaattcCAGAAGCCCTTACAACTAAACATAATCTCAATTTTTTGTATTTAGCATGTCCGCCCcttgtctttattacagtttccattattttcggaagatttcctttcagtttttcaaagaaatctacagggatatttttcaggCAATATTCAGTAttacaagttggttgcattttctgcttctcacaatccaaaaaaaataatcaattaatgtattaatgtaattaattaattaatgtatcAACCTTTAGGAAACACTTAGAATGATGCTCATTTACATTGTAGCCAAGCAAGTTTAAACAGGAATTGAAAACattacaattaaataattaaacagttttaatttaaatcaataaaaaaaacaatcaagacTAACAAgactaaacaaacaaagaaaatgtatttaaaaatgaataaagtgaataaaaactCAAGAAACAGAGATGAAACTGAAATAGTAGaactaatattaaataaaacagtagtgGGCAAAATAGTGGGCTGAGCACAGAGCACCctctaaagaaaaaacaaccagTGAGTCTCCCACCCCATGGCTTAAGAGAACCAACCAACTTTTTCATACTGTATGAAGTGATGACTGTGGTAAGGGTCTCCAGTAATGCATCTCAGAGCAGAGTGATAGAGTAAATCTAGTGATTTATAGCTATTGGAATGGAACTCGTCTCCAAGATCCTTTTCGCAGTATGCTCTGGGAAGCATCTTATTTTGGAACAAGTATCCAAGCTTTTGCCTACATTTACTGACTAACTTATTAATGTGacatataaatgtacatttatttacattatgtcaAGGTCATATATTAGGTGTCTCTCTCAATGCTGTATCCCGACAGGGTGCTGATATTCAGAGTGATAAAATCAATGTTGGGGGCTTTGGAAAACAGCATGCATTTActtttctttgcatttaaaTCTAGTGTATGCTTCTACATAGCAATCTGTAAGGCGCTGAAGTAACACTGAAGTTTTTCTACTTCAGCCGGACAATACAGAACAGTATGATCTACACACAGGTGCACAAAATCATaactatataaattaaataagattGGACCAAGGACTAAACCTTGCGACATGCATTAAAAAGAGACtggaaaaagagcaaaatttgACACAGGAGCTACACTGTGCACAGtgagaaaatgtagaaaacCTCTTTATTAGGAGGATACATCTGTACCTTGGTCTTAAAactggaaggatggaagagttagAGTTACAAAAAACAAGGACGTTCACAAGcgaaacataaaatattgtgcttttgtaccattttttatttaaaatagatCAAATATAATTTACTAATCACTACTATCTGTTTTTATcatcatttcacatactgtcccaactttctgAGAATTTGGTTTGTACTATGGACCAAGGACTTTGCTTATGTTCATTGTATTACACATAAGTCATAACAATCTTTTGCAGTGCAACACCTTACCTTGCAGGCCAGCAAAAGGCAGTTTGATAAGTCCTCCAGCTGGGCCAGCTGCAGCAAGGCCAGGCAGAGTGGCCACAGTAGCCGTTGGGAAGGTAAGTACAGCCAGTCCACCCTGACCACCTACTGAGCTAGCCATACTGATAGGGATCAGCAGAGGCTGGCCCAGAGAGCCCTGCTGAGCCATCATGCCAGTCATCAGAGTAGTCAGGCCATCCTGGGTCAGAACCttaagtggaaaaaataaagatattttcaCAGAGAACAGACTTTAACCCTACCAGACCAGCCACTGGTGATTTAGACATATTTAGACATTTTTTAATCTACTGGCTCTAGTAGGTTGTTTATGAACCAATATCTCCAATTATAGTGTAAATTGTTTACTGAGTGACGTGCATCATTGGCTAAGATTGGGCTGATGTTAAAACATAATGCATATAACACTTGATGGTAAATGACTGTTAAAAAACTGCAAGGTGTGGAGAAGCGGAACAGCAttgactttcatttttttttattgactgAATGGTGTTAAAGTTTAACTTAAACTTTATCTTGCTAACTTAATCTTGctgtaaataattatttatagcTTACCTGTGGACAAGCCTGGACTGTGATAGGCATGGTGGTCTGTGGCTGGGGCAGAGAAACACTTATAGGGGCTGCAACAGTCTGAACTGCTGGGGCTGTAGTCTCAGTAGAAACTGTGGGAGTGGACATAAGGGAGGCTTACCTCAATGAATCGCTGTGATCGCAAGAGGATAGAATAGAAGCTTGCATTTAGGCACTGGATTAGCTATTGCTCTCTCACCAGAGGCTGTGGTACTGGATGCTGCTGGACCGTCCTGAATGCCACCATCAGCTGGCTCTAAAGTTAAACCTCCTCTGTCCTCTCGTCCTGGCTCCACTTTGACATCAGCCCCTGAGGAGGGCAGAGCAGCATCCACTTCCACTTCCAGCACTCGAATGGTCTCATGACCAGACATGACAATAACCTGGAGACGAGTGAGCAAGTGGCGTTGTTGTACGTTACGCTACCTACTCTTTTGTGATTCTTTTTGTGAACTTGTGGaactgtgtaaagagatgaaaCATCTATAGGCTAAATTTTTAATTGTGAAGTCCATATTTGATGTGAAAGACAATACCTAATGAGGTAATTACATCGCAACACTTTTACCATGACACAAAGCATAAGCATGAAGGACAAAAGCAGCAcagaagcaaaaacaaaagacatggAGCAGGGCTCATCTAGGTGGCTTTGCAGAAGGACAGTGAATGCATACCTGGTTGTCTCGAGCAGGTAAAGTCAAATTGCAGGAATCTAACAGCTGAAAAAACACTTCTGCAGTCAGACAGTGAATGGCTAAGGAGAACAGAAAGGCCAAGCACATGTTAGGGCACAATGAACCTATGAAACGAGGACACAAAAGGAATAGACATGAGTATAGGGAACCAAAAATAAGAGCATCTGCCCAAACCCAGCTTAAGCAATGCTTTCTGCAATGCCCCATCAAGAGAAGATTGCTTGAGCTTGCTT from Pygocentrus nattereri isolate fPygNat1 chromosome 9, fPygNat1.pri, whole genome shotgun sequence harbors:
- the pou6f1 gene encoding POU domain, class 6, transcription factor 1 isoform X2, with amino-acid sequence MSGHETIRVLEVEVDAALPSSGADVKVEPGREDRGGLTLEPADGGIQDGPAASSTTASVSTETTAPAVQTVAAPISVSLPQPQTTMPITVQACPQVLTQDGLTTLMTGMMAQQGSLGQPLLIPISMASSVGGQGGLAVLTFPTATVATLPGLAAAGPAGGLIKLPFAGLQAATVLNSVQPQLQGPAQTVLQTQAATLQSVQAAVQQTPTQASPASTAQVAAATAASAVHKVSEANASVAAIQTAGLTINPAIISAASLGAQPQFISSLTTTPIITSAMSNVAGLTSQIITNAQGQVLGTLPLLVNPASLAGATAAPALPGQGLQVQTMAPQLLLNSQGQIIATLGNTAAAAAATTTPSSSTVLPKVTGPMSLKTTTQGPIVTVAQSPVVIAPQPSAGKLASSISSALPIACAEMPTVGQLVSKPQSSVTEEEGINLEEIREFAKNFKIRRLSLGLTQTQVGQALTATEGPAYSQSAICRFEKLDITPKSAQKLKPVLERWLAEAELWNQKGQQNLMEFVGGEPSKKRKRRTSFTPQAIEVLNTYFEKNALPTGQEITEIAKELNYDREVVRVWFCNRRQTLKNTSKINVFQVQ
- the pou6f1 gene encoding POU domain, class 6, transcription factor 1 isoform X1, with protein sequence MDSEDLPASDAPLTVNEQVIVMSGHETIRVLEVEVDAALPSSGADVKVEPGREDRGGLTLEPADGGIQDGPAASSTTASVSTETTAPAVQTVAAPISVSLPQPQTTMPITVQACPQVLTQDGLTTLMTGMMAQQGSLGQPLLIPISMASSVGGQGGLAVLTFPTATVATLPGLAAAGPAGGLIKLPFAGLQAATVLNSVQPQLQGPAQTVLQTQAATLQSVQAAVQQTPTQASPASTAQVAAATAASAVHKVSEANASVAAIQTAGLTINPAIISAASLGAQPQFISSLTTTPIITSAMSNVAGLTSQIITNAQGQVLGTLPLLVNPASLAGATAAPALPGQGLQVQTMAPQLLLNSQGQIIATLGNTAAAAAATTTPSSSTVLPKVTGPMSLKTTTQGPIVTVAQSPVVIAPQPSAGKLASSISSALPIACAEMPTVGQLVSKPQSSVTEEEGINLEEIREFAKNFKIRRLSLGLTQTQVGQALTATEGPAYSQSAICRFEKLDITPKSAQKLKPVLERWLAEAELWNQKGQQNLMEFVGGEPSKKRKRRTSFTPQAIEVLNTYFEKNALPTGQEITEIAKELNYDREVVRVWFCNRRQTLKNTSKINVFQVQ